Proteins co-encoded in one Pararge aegeria chromosome 19, ilParAegt1.1, whole genome shotgun sequence genomic window:
- the LOC120632091 gene encoding exosome complex component RRP46 gives MVPERLQDFKLKPLKCELNFLSKSDGSAILSQGDTVVLASVNGPLDIKTTSQNIEKATLEVLFCSKEGKPSVADRFKENVIRNTCETAILGCLYPRTGITLTIQELENYGGLLTCAVNCACLALINSGVGMRHVVAAVSCAVNEVGDLVLEPTQQEAESARALLYFVFDSRDKNLVTGFTEGTFSEDTYEEALVRCRLASDFVFQFYRDVVKKYSNVI, from the exons atggtaCCTGAACGTTTGCAagactttaaattaaaacctttgAAATGCGAACTAAATTTTCTTAGTAAATCTGATGGGTCGGCGATTCTCTCACAAG GTGATACAGTAGTGTTAGCAAGTGTAAATGGCCCACTGGACATCAAGACAACAAGCCAGAACATAGAGAAAGCCACCCTTGAAGTACTGTTCTGCAGCAAGGAGGGTAAACCCTCAGTTGCTGATAG GTTCAAAGAGAATGTTATTAGAAACACTTGTGAGACAGCAATTCTCGGGTGTCTGTATCCTCGCACTGGCATCACTTTGACAATACAAGAATTGGAAAACTATGGAGGG TTACTGACGTGTGCAGTGAACTGCGCGTGTCTCGCACTCATCAACTCCGGCGTGGGCATGCGCCACGTGGTGGCGGCTGTCAGCTGCGCAGTGAACGAGGTGGGCGATCTGGTGCTCGAGCCCACGCAACAGGAAGCAGAGAGCGCGCGGGCTCTACTCTACTTCGTTTTCGACAGCCGCGATAAGAACCTTGTTACTG GGTTCACGGAGGGCACTTTCAGTGAGGATACATACGAAGAGGCCCTGGTGCGGTGTCGACTCGCAAGCGACTTCGTGTTCCAATTCTACCGAGATGTGGTCAAGAAGTACTCCAACGTTATCTGA